A window of Thermosynechococcus sp. NK55a contains these coding sequences:
- a CDS encoding MoaD/ThiS family protein, translating to MAVTVLIPTPLQKLTRDQATVECQAQSIAELLEKLEQDCPGIKGRLCDENGQLRRFVNFYVNNEDIRFLNGIETPLKDGDEVSIIPAIAGG from the coding sequence ATGGCTGTTACTGTTTTGATTCCGACTCCCTTGCAAAAACTCACCCGCGATCAGGCAACGGTGGAGTGTCAAGCCCAATCGATCGCTGAACTCCTAGAGAAGCTAGAGCAGGACTGCCCCGGCATTAAAGGGCGCCTCTGTGATGAAAACGGTCAGCTGCGGCGGTTTGTGAATTTCTACGTCAATAACGAGGATATTCGCTTCCTCAATGGCATTGAAACGCCCCTCAAGGATGGCGACGAGGTCAGCATCATTCCCGCGATCGCTGGCGGCTAA
- a CDS encoding DUF3488 and DUF4129 domain-containing transglutaminase family protein, with product MFQSWLQPLAHSPMLAPAKDIEDSLLLRLGVLGLVIVGLVTTDVASETTNSFWAVPLSIAGFGWSWWARRQSNVVAKLVIAIGMLVALAVFLGRLAALNQDSRVLLTELLIQLQVLHSFDLPRRKDLGYSMVIALILISVAATLSQTMIFGVFLLIFLAIALPVLVLDYRSRLGLLSTTLNSLRLPWPQWLGLFALILGLGMAVFVLLPRFPGYQIRTLPVSAEIEVQGEFDQTRVINPGYVSGRGGGGLGEELTHQTFDSNFYYGFGAEIDQTIGGMMTPQELMRVRSQAPGFWRVLAFDQYTGRGWRISRNDEAEVLQRSPWSFRYLLPQQLSQMPTQEVIQTYTIVSEFSNLIPHLYEPRELYFPTREIARDLDGGLRAPLPLPAGLTYSVISQVPVRDRSLLRSAPRLHSPLGYEAYLAVPADLKPRLQALAKDLLAKADRSIPEPYEQALYLTQALKQSYALRTDIPELGKDQDLVEAFLFEWRGGYPDHFSSALTLLLRSIGIPSRLVTGLGTGEFNPFTGLYVVRNTDAYALTEAYFPNLGWFLFDPIPGHDLYPATLEVDQTFSVLQQFWQWVTGWLPTPVTGLFGTLFATLETALQKFFDLFSQGLGGIVQGILILLGGAITVWGLGYALQGWRYRQRLQKLPPIARLYVQMLDGLAQQGLPKRANQTPWEYARSLQTCSRLDAVSQRAIATLTQAYVAWRYGGDCPPLPPLKRALNQLRQQRWRSLQRTVADLRRR from the coding sequence ATGTTTCAGTCTTGGCTGCAACCCCTTGCCCACTCACCGATGCTGGCCCCGGCCAAAGATATTGAGGATTCCCTGCTGCTGCGCCTAGGGGTATTGGGCCTGGTCATTGTTGGCCTGGTGACCACGGATGTTGCCTCAGAAACAACGAATAGTTTTTGGGCAGTTCCCCTCTCCATTGCCGGTTTTGGTTGGAGTTGGTGGGCACGGCGGCAAAGCAATGTTGTCGCTAAGCTAGTGATTGCCATCGGTATGTTGGTGGCATTGGCGGTGTTTTTAGGGCGGCTGGCCGCACTGAACCAAGATTCCCGGGTGTTGCTGACGGAACTGTTAATCCAACTGCAAGTGCTCCACAGTTTTGACTTGCCTCGCCGCAAGGATTTGGGCTACTCGATGGTGATTGCCCTGATTTTGATCAGTGTAGCGGCCACCCTCAGTCAAACCATGATCTTTGGCGTGTTTCTTTTAATCTTTCTGGCGATCGCTCTACCGGTTTTAGTCCTCGACTACCGCTCACGCCTGGGCTTGCTATCCACTACACTAAACTCCCTGCGCTTGCCCTGGCCGCAATGGCTTGGTCTCTTTGCCCTGATTCTTGGCTTGGGAATGGCGGTCTTTGTGCTGCTGCCGCGTTTCCCTGGCTATCAGATTCGCACCTTGCCTGTCAGTGCTGAAATTGAAGTTCAAGGGGAGTTTGACCAAACCCGTGTGATCAATCCGGGCTACGTCAGTGGTCGTGGTGGTGGCGGTTTGGGGGAGGAACTGACCCATCAAACCTTCGACTCGAACTTTTACTATGGCTTTGGTGCCGAGATTGACCAGACCATTGGGGGCATGATGACCCCCCAGGAACTAATGCGAGTGCGATCGCAAGCCCCCGGCTTCTGGCGAGTCCTTGCCTTTGACCAATATACGGGGCGGGGTTGGCGCATTAGTCGCAACGATGAGGCAGAAGTGCTGCAGCGTTCCCCTTGGAGTTTTCGCTATCTGCTGCCGCAGCAACTCTCCCAGATGCCAACGCAGGAAGTGATTCAGACCTACACGATTGTTTCTGAGTTTAGTAACCTCATTCCCCACCTCTATGAGCCGCGCGAACTCTATTTTCCCACCCGTGAAATTGCCCGCGATCTCGATGGTGGGCTGCGGGCGCCGCTGCCCTTGCCAGCGGGGCTGACCTATTCCGTAATTTCTCAAGTGCCGGTGCGCGATCGCTCCCTGTTGCGCAGCGCTCCTAGACTGCATTCTCCCCTCGGGTATGAAGCCTACTTGGCAGTACCGGCGGATCTCAAACCGCGACTCCAAGCCCTCGCTAAGGATCTGCTGGCAAAGGCCGATCGCTCGATTCCTGAACCCTACGAGCAAGCCCTTTACCTCACCCAGGCTCTGAAGCAATCCTATGCCCTGAGAACTGATATTCCTGAACTAGGTAAAGATCAAGATTTGGTGGAGGCCTTTCTTTTTGAGTGGCGCGGGGGCTATCCCGATCACTTTTCCAGTGCGTTGACACTGCTGTTGCGCAGTATTGGTATTCCCAGCCGCTTGGTAACAGGGTTAGGAACAGGGGAATTTAACCCCTTCACGGGTCTGTACGTGGTTCGTAATACCGATGCCTATGCCTTGACGGAGGCCTACTTCCCCAATTTGGGATGGTTTCTCTTTGATCCGATTCCGGGGCACGATCTCTATCCAGCTACTCTAGAGGTGGATCAGACCTTTAGCGTTCTCCAGCAGTTTTGGCAGTGGGTCACCGGCTGGCTGCCGACCCCAGTGACAGGGCTCTTTGGTACCCTTTTTGCCACCCTCGAAACCGCTTTACAAAAATTCTTTGATCTGTTTAGCCAAGGGCTGGGGGGTATTGTCCAAGGGATTTTGATTCTTTTGGGGGGCGCCATCACTGTCTGGGGCTTGGGATACGCTCTCCAGGGGTGGCGATACCGTCAACGTCTGCAAAAACTGCCCCCGATCGCCCGCCTCTATGTACAAATGCTCGATGGTCTGGCCCAGCAGGGATTACCGAAGCGCGCCAATCAAACCCCTTGGGAATACGCGCGATCGCTGCAAACCTGTAGCCGCCTTGATGCCGTCAGTCAACGGGCCATTGCAACCCTGACCCAGGCCTATGTGGCTTGGCGCTATGGTGGTGATTGCCCCCCTTTGCCCCCCCTGAAACGGGCCCTTAACCAACTGCGACAACAACGCTGGCGATCGCTACAACGCACGGTAGCCGATTTGCGCCGTCGTTAA
- the ureA gene encoding urease subunit gamma, with product MQLSPQEKDKLLIFTAALVAERRKARGLKLNYPEAVAYISAAILEGAREGRTVADLMNYGTTLLTRDDVMEGVPEMLTEVQVEATFPDGTKLVTVHTPIR from the coding sequence ATGCAACTATCCCCGCAAGAAAAAGACAAGCTCCTGATTTTTACGGCCGCTCTTGTGGCCGAACGTCGCAAAGCCCGGGGTCTCAAGCTCAATTATCCCGAAGCAGTGGCCTATATTTCTGCGGCCATCTTGGAAGGAGCGCGGGAGGGGCGCACGGTTGCCGATTTGATGAACTATGGCACAACGCTGCTCACCCGTGATGATGTTATGGAAGGGGTGCCAGAAATGCTCACAGAGGTGCAAGTCGAGGCAACATTTCCCGATGGCACAAAGTTGGTGACAGTACATACCCCCATTCGCTGA
- a CDS encoding CoB--CoM heterodisulfide reductase iron-sulfur subunit B family protein encodes MPALRYAYYPGCVAQGACRELDLSTRAIAPLLDIELVPLKQASCCGSGTFKENSWLLEDTVNARNIALAEQLGLPLLTHCSTCQGVIGHVDERLKRFQRDRPAYVAEINQVLTQQGCAPYQGTTEVKHLLWAIVGDVGIDQLRDRVHRPLKGLRCAAFYGCYLLRAQERLPFDHPLHPTSMEQVFEALGATPIEYEGRTQCCGWPISSYATAASFAMAAQRLQSAIAKGADCIVTPCPLCHLNLDARQPEIAQQVGVPLNLPILHLPQLVGLALGLSPEELGLRKHIVSTQPVLAKLGL; translated from the coding sequence ATGCCTGCTTTACGCTATGCCTACTATCCCGGTTGTGTGGCTCAAGGTGCCTGTCGGGAATTAGATCTCTCAACGCGGGCGATCGCCCCCCTGTTGGATATAGAGCTTGTGCCACTGAAGCAAGCCAGTTGTTGTGGCTCAGGTACCTTTAAGGAAAATTCATGGCTGCTGGAAGATACCGTGAATGCCCGCAACATTGCCCTTGCAGAACAGTTAGGCCTGCCCCTGTTGACCCATTGCAGCACCTGTCAGGGGGTGATTGGCCATGTGGATGAACGCCTCAAAAGGTTTCAGCGCGATCGCCCGGCGTACGTGGCAGAAATTAACCAAGTGTTGACGCAACAGGGCTGCGCTCCCTACCAAGGCACAACAGAAGTCAAGCATTTGCTCTGGGCAATTGTTGGCGATGTGGGCATTGACCAGTTGCGCGATCGCGTCCATCGTCCCCTCAAAGGACTTCGCTGCGCTGCCTTTTATGGCTGTTACCTCCTGCGCGCCCAAGAGAGACTCCCCTTTGATCATCCGCTCCATCCCACCTCGATGGAGCAGGTATTTGAGGCGCTAGGAGCGACCCCCATAGAGTATGAGGGACGTACCCAGTGCTGTGGTTGGCCAATTTCTAGCTATGCCACGGCGGCCAGTTTTGCGATGGCCGCCCAACGACTCCAGAGCGCGATCGCCAAGGGTGCGGATTGCATTGTCACCCCCTGTCCCCTGTGTCACCTCAATCTCGATGCCCGTCAACCGGAGATTGCCCAGCAGGTGGGGGTTCCCCTCAATCTGCCGATTCTCCACTTGCCGCAACTAGTGGGTCTAGCCCTTGGCCTGAGTCCGGAGGAACTTGGTTTGAGAAAGCACATCGTCTCGACGCAGCCAGTGTTAGCCAAGCTGGGTCTTTAG
- the thrC gene encoding threonine synthase, with translation MTATLTSTTETAYFTHLKCKECGAEYEPQAIHVCEYCFGPLEVKYDLERLAAVVTRSTIEAGPKSIWRYRPFLPVTSANPIDVGTGMTPLIKAQRLGRRLGLKHLYIKNDAVNMPTLSFKDRVVSVALTRARELGFTTVSCASTGNLANSTAAIAAHAGLDCCVFIPADLEAGKVLGTLIYGPTVMAVEGNYDQVNRLCSEVANTHGWGFVNINLRPYYSEGSKTLGYEVVEQLGWQLPDHIVAPLASGSLFTKIYKGFREFVAVGLVADKPVRCSGAQAVGCSPIAQAYAEGRDFVAPVKPNTIAKSIAIGNPADGVYALDIARKTNGAIAAATDEEIVAGIKLLAETEGIFTETAGGTTVAVLKKLVESGKIDPEEVTVVYITGNGLKTQEAVQNDIGQPLTIEPKLASFERALERSRTLERLDWQPVLV, from the coding sequence ATGACCGCAACCTTGACCTCCACCACCGAAACCGCCTATTTTACCCACCTCAAATGCAAAGAGTGTGGCGCAGAGTACGAACCCCAAGCCATTCATGTCTGTGAGTACTGTTTTGGCCCCCTAGAGGTGAAGTACGATCTGGAACGCTTGGCGGCAGTTGTAACGCGCAGCACCATTGAGGCGGGTCCGAAGTCCATTTGGCGCTACCGTCCCTTTTTGCCGGTGACCTCGGCAAACCCCATTGATGTGGGCACAGGGATGACTCCCCTCATCAAAGCCCAGCGGCTGGGGCGGCGGCTTGGGCTCAAGCATCTGTACATCAAAAACGATGCGGTGAATATGCCCACCCTCAGCTTCAAGGATCGGGTGGTATCGGTGGCGTTGACACGGGCGCGGGAATTGGGCTTTACGACGGTGTCCTGTGCCAGTACCGGCAATTTGGCGAATTCAACGGCGGCGATCGCGGCCCATGCGGGGCTAGACTGCTGCGTGTTTATTCCAGCGGATCTGGAAGCGGGTAAGGTCTTGGGGACGCTCATCTATGGACCAACGGTGATGGCGGTTGAGGGCAACTACGATCAAGTCAATCGTCTCTGCTCGGAGGTGGCAAATACCCATGGCTGGGGGTTTGTCAATATCAATTTGCGCCCCTACTATTCGGAAGGGTCAAAGACGCTAGGTTATGAGGTAGTTGAACAGTTGGGCTGGCAACTTCCTGACCACATTGTGGCCCCCTTGGCTTCCGGCTCTCTGTTCACGAAAATTTACAAAGGTTTCCGTGAATTTGTGGCAGTGGGTCTAGTGGCTGACAAACCTGTCCGCTGTAGTGGTGCCCAAGCGGTCGGCTGCTCCCCCATTGCCCAAGCCTATGCCGAGGGGCGGGACTTTGTGGCACCCGTGAAGCCCAACACCATTGCTAAATCGATTGCCATTGGTAACCCCGCCGATGGTGTCTATGCCCTAGACATTGCCCGCAAAACGAATGGGGCGATCGCTGCGGCCACCGATGAAGAAATTGTGGCAGGCATTAAGCTGCTTGCGGAGACGGAAGGGATTTTCACCGAAACCGCTGGTGGTACCACAGTTGCTGTTCTCAAAAAGTTGGTGGAATCGGGCAAAATTGACCCCGAAGAAGTGACCGTTGTCTATATCACGGGCAATGGCCTGAAAACCCAAGAGGCGGTACAAAACGATATTGGTCAACCCTTGACGATTGAACCGAAGTTGGCCAGCTTTGAGCGCGCCCTAGAGCGATCGCGCACCCTTGAACGGTTGGATTGGCAACCGGTATTGGTCTAG
- a CDS encoding hemolysin family protein gives MSAAALELLFVLLLIIANGIFAGAEIAVVSARKVRLEQLAKRGKRKARAALKLANSPNDFLSVVQIGITLIGILSGAVGGATLAQRLQATLSPVPWLGQHSQPLSIALVVTGITYLSLVIGELVPKRIAMTYPEAIACNIAKPMTWLTKLAAPIVHLLSISTDAILQVLGIATTADQTVTEDEIKVLIEQGARAGLFEVAEQDMVARIFNLGDRPIQSIMTPRTDIVWLDIESSLEEIEAEILASSHSRFPVAEETIDHCLGIISAKDFLAARLTQQTIDLRQLVQPALFVPEGLPALDVLELFRQSSQHIALITDEYGGIEGLVTLNDLTEAIIGTLRHDEEEEPQIVQREDGSLLLDGLLSTYELKELLRRESLPQEDTANYHTLGGLIITLFGRIPQSGDYIETDGLRFEVVDMDGNRVDKVLVTELVSDDALADESNHKEKD, from the coding sequence ATGTCTGCCGCTGCCTTAGAACTTTTATTTGTCCTGCTGCTCATCATCGCCAATGGCATTTTTGCTGGTGCTGAAATCGCAGTGGTCTCTGCGCGCAAAGTCCGCCTCGAGCAACTGGCAAAACGCGGTAAACGCAAGGCGAGGGCAGCTCTGAAACTGGCCAACTCCCCCAATGATTTTCTCTCGGTTGTACAAATTGGCATTACTCTGATTGGTATTCTCAGTGGTGCTGTGGGGGGTGCCACCCTTGCCCAGCGGTTACAGGCTACCCTGAGTCCCGTGCCATGGTTGGGTCAACACAGCCAGCCTTTGAGCATTGCCCTTGTGGTGACGGGGATTACATATCTTTCCTTGGTGATAGGTGAACTGGTGCCCAAGCGGATTGCCATGACCTATCCGGAGGCGATCGCCTGCAATATTGCCAAGCCAATGACTTGGCTGACGAAATTAGCAGCCCCGATTGTGCATTTACTCAGCATCTCCACAGATGCCATCTTGCAAGTATTGGGCATTGCCACCACTGCCGACCAAACGGTTACGGAGGATGAAATCAAGGTCCTGATTGAGCAGGGGGCCCGGGCGGGTCTCTTTGAGGTGGCAGAGCAGGATATGGTGGCGCGGATTTTTAACTTGGGCGATCGCCCGATTCAATCCATCATGACCCCCCGCACCGATATTGTTTGGCTGGATATTGAATCTTCCCTTGAAGAAATAGAGGCGGAAATCCTAGCCAGTTCCCATTCACGGTTTCCTGTTGCTGAGGAAACCATTGATCACTGCTTGGGGATTATCTCAGCCAAGGATTTTTTAGCGGCTCGCTTAACCCAGCAAACCATTGACCTGCGGCAACTGGTGCAGCCGGCGCTGTTTGTTCCCGAAGGCCTACCGGCGCTTGATGTCCTTGAACTCTTTCGCCAGTCGAGCCAACACATTGCTCTGATTACCGATGAATACGGTGGCATTGAAGGACTAGTCACCCTCAATGATCTCACGGAAGCAATTATTGGCACACTGCGCCACGATGAGGAGGAGGAACCACAAATTGTTCAGCGGGAGGATGGCTCTTTGCTGTTGGATGGTCTGCTTTCTACCTATGAACTCAAGGAATTGCTGCGGCGGGAAAGCTTGCCCCAGGAGGACACTGCCAACTACCACACCCTTGGTGGGCTCATCATTACGCTATTTGGTCGCATTCCCCAGTCGGGAGATTATATTGAAACCGACGGCTTGCGCTTTGAAGTGGTGGATATGGATGGCAACCGCGTTGATAAGGTGCTGGTCACTGAACTGGTGAGCGATGATGCCCTCGCCGATGAGAGCAACCACAAGGAGAAGGATTAA
- a CDS encoding TrkA family potassium uptake protein — MQARLQRFLTLGAIAILVLLIVAFVWSEEALQSPSRAWEALSNAIITLVGEYPDRPRTLLGQVVQLLLLLFGTFAFGALIGKFSSYFVTQALAQTLPMKSFSNHIIICNWNTKAPLVLRQLIEANRYYPRDIVLLCAEPIKLNSEFQERTDVFVVQGDPTHHSTLERLNAPKAKAIILLADADMEAPDEKNVLIALAVKHLEKTPGHEQDIHVVAELVNSDRRRHLKEAGVDEVIFSQDYSSGILAQSALFRQMSEVYRQLLTYSDHTNEFYFIEPRYYPATLYGLSFPALSAWVSEYSNRHPDNPVLLVGIRRQNQQVLLNPRPTDFRGLDASDTLIVMAYHPIYDLRG; from the coding sequence ATGCAAGCGCGGCTTCAACGCTTCCTTACCCTGGGGGCGATCGCGATTCTGGTGCTGTTGATTGTGGCTTTTGTCTGGAGCGAAGAGGCATTGCAGTCACCCAGCCGAGCTTGGGAGGCCCTCAGTAATGCAATCATCACACTGGTGGGAGAGTATCCCGATCGCCCGCGAACCCTGCTGGGGCAAGTCGTGCAACTGCTACTACTGCTCTTTGGCACCTTTGCCTTTGGTGCCCTGATTGGCAAGTTTTCCTCCTACTTTGTCACCCAAGCCCTTGCCCAAACGCTGCCCATGAAATCCTTTAGCAACCATATTATTATCTGCAATTGGAATACCAAGGCTCCCCTGGTGCTACGGCAACTCATTGAGGCCAACCGCTACTATCCCCGCGATATTGTCCTGTTGTGTGCGGAACCCATTAAACTTAACTCCGAATTTCAAGAGCGCACCGATGTTTTTGTGGTGCAGGGGGATCCCACCCACCACAGTACCCTCGAACGCCTCAATGCCCCCAAGGCCAAGGCAATTATTCTGCTTGCCGATGCCGATATGGAAGCCCCCGATGAAAAAAATGTTCTTATTGCCCTTGCGGTGAAGCATCTGGAGAAAACCCCTGGCCACGAGCAGGATATTCATGTGGTGGCCGAATTGGTGAATAGCGATCGCCGGCGCCACCTCAAGGAAGCAGGGGTCGATGAAGTCATTTTCAGCCAAGACTACAGTTCTGGCATCCTAGCCCAAAGTGCCCTCTTTCGGCAAATGTCCGAGGTCTATCGCCAACTCCTGACCTACTCCGATCACACCAATGAGTTTTACTTTATTGAGCCAAGGTACTATCCTGCCACCCTTTATGGCCTCTCATTTCCTGCCCTTAGTGCTTGGGTGAGTGAGTACAGCAACCGCCATCCCGACAATCCAGTTCTCCTTGTGGGGATTCGCCGCCAAAATCAACAGGTGTTGCTCAACCCTCGTCCCACAGACTTTCGGGGCCTTGACGCCAGTGACACCCTCATTGTTATGGCCTATCACCCTATCTATGACTTGCGCGGATAA
- a CDS encoding 5-formyltetrahydrofolate cyclo-ligase, producing MSDKVRLRQHYLEWRQHLSDREWQERSQRICQHLFDHPQFQQATTVLTYVPHRREPDLRSLWLLPKQWGLPRVVGQDLQWHCFDGKEDTLQQGRYGLWQPSPEAPPIDPACVDLCLIPAVACDRQGYRLGYGAGFFDRLFAHPDWQHVCRWGIVFEAALVEELPHDPWDQPLQAICTESGLWEIR from the coding sequence ATGAGCGATAAAGTCAGATTGCGACAACACTATCTTGAATGGCGGCAGCACCTGAGCGATCGCGAGTGGCAAGAGCGCAGTCAGCGCATTTGTCAGCACTTGTTTGATCACCCCCAGTTTCAACAGGCAACCACGGTGTTGACCTACGTGCCCCATCGCCGAGAACCGGATTTGCGCTCCCTGTGGTTACTCCCGAAACAGTGGGGCTTACCTCGTGTGGTGGGCCAGGATTTACAGTGGCATTGTTTTGATGGCAAAGAAGACACTCTCCAGCAAGGCCGCTATGGCCTCTGGCAACCGTCCCCCGAAGCTCCTCCTATTGATCCCGCTTGCGTTGATCTGTGTTTGATTCCTGCGGTTGCCTGCGATCGCCAGGGGTATCGCCTCGGCTATGGCGCGGGTTTTTTTGATCGCCTCTTTGCCCACCCTGACTGGCAGCACGTGTGTCGCTGGGGGATTGTCTTTGAGGCAGCGCTTGTAGAAGAATTGCCCCATGATCCGTGGGATCAGCCGCTGCAAGCAATTTGCACTGAATCAGGCCTCTGGGAAATCCGCTAA